The Vulcanimicrobium alpinum sequence CGTCTCGGCCGCGGTCTCCGTGCGCATCAGCCGCTCGCGCAGCGCGCTCGCGCCGGCGAACCCTTTGAGGTAGTAGCCGAGATGCTTGCGCATCTGCGGCACCGCGCGCGGCTCGCCCCACTCCTCGACCATCGTGAGGTAATGGTGCACGGCGAAGCGCAGACGCTCCGGCGCGCCGGGGACCGGCGCCGGCTCCTCGTCGGCCATCAGCGCGCGCAGGCGCGAGACGAGCCACGGATTCCCGAGCGTCGCGCGCCCGAGCATCACGCCGTCGACGCCGCTCTCGCGCATCCGCTGCATCGCGTCGTACGGGTCGGCGAGGTCACCGTTCCCGATCACCGGGATGTCGACGGCGCGCTTGAGTTCGGCGATCTTCGACCAGTCGGCGCTCCCTTTGTAGAACTGCTTCGCAGTGCGCGCATGCAGGGTGAGCGCCTGCACGCCGACGGCCTGCGCGCGCTTCGCGACCTCGACGAAGACGAGGTCGGCTTCGGTCCAGCCGAGGCGCATCTTCATCGTCACCGGGCAGTCGACCGCGTCGACGACGGCCTTCATGATCGCCTCGCAGCGATCGACGTCGCGCAGGCACGCGCTCCCGCCTTCGGTCTTGGTGACCTTCGGTGCTGGGCAGCCGAAGTTGATGTCGACGATGTCGGCGCCGCACTCGCGCACGAGATTCGCGGCGGTCGCCATGATCTGCGGATCGTTGCCCCACAGCTGCGTCGACACCGGCTTCTCGACGCCGTGCTGATCGATCATCTCCATCGTGCGCTTCCCGCCGTACTGCAGCGCGTTCGAGGAGACGAACTCGGTGACGGTGAGCCCGAAGCCGAACGGCTTGTAGAGCGCGCGCAGGGTGCGGTTGGTCACCCCCGACATCGGCGCGAGCACGATGGGGGGTGAGATCTCGATCGGTCCGATCCGGAGCGGCGGGGTCACGACCCGGGAGTATACCACACCCGCCCCCCGTCACCCTGAGGCAGCGCTGCCGTTGGCGTGGAGATGGCCGAGGCGGAGGCCGTGGAGGACCAGGTGCGGTTCCACCCGCTCGATAACCGCCGTCTCCGCGGCCACCACCGGGGCGAGGCCGCCGGAGGCGATCACGCGGGCGTCCTCGCCGAGCATCCCGCGGATGCGGCGCACCAGCTCCTCCGTCTGCCCGACAGCGCCGTAGATTAGCCCCGCTTGGATCGACGTCACCGTCTCGCGGCCCACCGGGACCCCCGGCGCGACCAGCGCCACCTGCGGCAGCTTCGCGGTGCGGCCGACCAGCGCGTCGAGCGAGACCTGCAGCCCCGTCGCAATCGCCGCTCCGACGTATGCTCCGTCGCGATCGATCGCGCCGAACGTCGTCGCCGTGCCGAAGTTGATCGCGATCGCCGGCGTCCCGACGAACGCGACCGCGCCGATCGCCGCCGCGATCAGATCGCTCCCGACTTCGCGCGGCCGCTCCGTGCGCACGATCAGCGACGTCTGCGTCGCCGCGCTGAAAAACGACGGCACGACGCCGAAGTACTTCTCGCATCCCTCCGCGAGCGGCCGGTCGACCGATGGAACGACCGACGACACCGCGATCGCCTCGATGTCACCGATCGCGAAGTGCGCCGCGGAGAAGAACGCCGCGAACAGCACGCCGTACTCGTCGGGCGTGCGGCGGCGCGCCGTCGTCACGCGCCACGTGCCGAGGATCGCGCCGGCACGATCGAACGCACCGAGTTTGGTCTCGGTGTTGCCGACGTCGATGCAGAGCAGCATCACGCGTCCGCCTGCGCGCGCTTGCGTTCGAGGATCGCGTCCCACAGCCGCGCGGCGAGCTCGCGTTTCGACCCGCTGCCCAGATCGCGCCGGCCGTCGGTGCCCCACAGCACCACGAGCGCGTTATCGACGTCGCCGAAGCCGCGCGTCCCGCCGACGTCGTTGACCGCGATCAGGTCGAGGTGCTTGCCGGCGAGCTTTTCGCGCGCGTGCGTTTCGAAATCGCTCGTCTCGGCGGCAAAGCCGACGAGGAACAGCGCGCCGTCGCGGCGCGCTCCCAGGCCGGCGAGGATGTCGGGGTTGCGCTCGAGCGCGATCGCGGTGACCTCCTCGGTCTTCTTCACCTTCTGATCGTGCGTCACGGCCGGCCGCCAGTCGGCGACCGCGGCGGTCGCGATCGCGATCGTCGCGCCGCCGGCGAGTTCGCGCACCGCGGCGTCCATCTCGCGCGCGGTGGTGACGCGCACCACGTGCGCGCCCGGAGGCGGCGAGGC is a genomic window containing:
- a CDS encoding type III pantothenate kinase, which translates into the protein MLLCIDVGNTETKLGAFDRAGAILGTWRVTTARRRTPDEYGVLFAAFFSAAHFAIGDIEAIAVSSVVPSVDRPLAEGCEKYFGVVPSFFSAATQTSLIVRTERPREVGSDLIAAAIGAVAFVGTPAIAINFGTATTFGAIDRDGAYVGAAIATGLQVSLDALVGRTAKLPQVALVAPGVPVGRETVTSIQAGLIYGAVGQTEELVRRIRGMLGEDARVIASGGLAPVVAAETAVIERVEPHLVLHGLRLGHLHANGSAASG
- the dusB gene encoding tRNA dihydrouridine synthase DusB is translated as MTPPLRIGPIEISPPIVLAPMSGVTNRTLRALYKPFGFGLTVTEFVSSNALQYGGKRTMEMIDQHGVEKPVSTQLWGNDPQIMATAANLVRECGADIVDINFGCPAPKVTKTEGGSACLRDVDRCEAIMKAVVDAVDCPVTMKMRLGWTEADLVFVEVAKRAQAVGVQALTLHARTAKQFYKGSADWSKIAELKRAVDIPVIGNGDLADPYDAMQRMRESGVDGVMLGRATLGNPWLVSRLRALMADEEPAPVPGAPERLRFAVHHYLTMVEEWGEPRAVPQMRKHLGYYLKGFAGASALRERLMRTETAAETLAILKQTIAQLEAREPELAVA